The Agrobacterium vitis sequence TCTGTGACGGTTGCATGATGGAATAATCCATCGATTAAGTAGAGAAATATTCTTCCCTTCTTTCACGGGCGCTTAGAAATTGCGCCTGCCTTGAAGGTCGGTTGTTCAAGCTCGCTGGTTTTCCGGGGCAAAAAGCCTGTCAGGATGATCGATGCGACATTTCTCTGCTGATGGGGTCTGTTTTTCCCGCTTGGTTTATCAAGACGCAAAATTCTTTCTGGGCCAAACAGAAAATTATCTTAATCTATAGAAAATATAGATAATTGGAGAAGGCAGAATGTCGGGCAATGAATTCAACAATGGGTTGGGACGGCGTCAGCTCATTAAGCTCTCGGCCTTTGCTGGCGTGGCTGCTGCGGGCGCAAGCCTGTTTGGGGTCAATGTGGCCCATGCAGCAGATGAACCTCTCAGCCTGAAGGGCAAGCGGATCGGCATCAGCACGGCGGGAACCGACCATTTCTTTGACCTGCAAGCCTATAATGCCCAGATCGCTGAAGTGAAGCGCCTGGGCGGCGAACCGCTTGCCGTTGACGCGGGCCGCAGCGATGGCAAGCTGGTGGCTCAACTCCAAACCCTGATCGCGCAAAAGCCGGATGCCATCGTGCAATTGCTCGGCACCTTGACGGTTATCGACCCTTGGCTGAAACGGGCGCGCGACGCTGGCATTCCGGTTCTGACAATCGATGTCGGCTCCAGCCATTCGCAGAACAATTCGACCTCCGACAATTGGGGCATCGGCAAGGATCTTGCCCTGCAATTGGTCTCTGACATTGGTGGGGAAGGCAATGTCGTGGTCTTCAACGGCTTTTATGGCGTGACGCCCTGCGCCATCCGCTATGACCAGCTTGTCAACGTCATCAAATATTTCCCGAAGGTCAAGATCATCCAGCCGGAACTGCGCGACATCATTCCCAATACCGTTCAGGATGCGTTTGCGCAGGTCACCGCCATTCTCAACAAATATCCGGAAAAAGGCTCGATCAAAGCCATCTGGTCCGCCTGGGATATTCCGCAATTGGGGGCAACCCAGGCGCTGGCGGCAGCCGGGCGCACGGAAATCAAGACCTACGGCGTCGATGGCAGCCCTGAAGTGTTGCAACTGGTGGCGGACCCGGCCTCGCCTGCCGCCGCCGATGTCGCGCAACAGCCCGCCGAACTTGGCCGCCAGGCCATTCAGAATGTGGCCTTGTTGCTATCCGGCAAGACCTTGCCGCGTGAGAGCTACGTGCCAGCCCTGTTGGCCAACAAGCAGACTGTCAACGATGTCACCAGGAAGCTCGGGATCGGTTGATCGCCAAAACACGGTGTTGGAACGCCACAACTTAAGCCAGGGCGCCAAGCGGCTTTGCGAGGGACATTTTCATGCGTGACAAACAGCCTGCGAAGGGCGATGCAATCCGCTTCCATGGCATTTCCAAATGGTTTGGCGGAGCAAGAGCGCTGACCGAGGTTTCCTTTGGCGTCCGCGCTGGAACGATCCATGGGCTTGTCGGCCAGAATGGTGCGGGAAAATCAACCCTGATCAAAATTCTCGCCGGTCTTCACCGGCAGGATGACGGAACGATTGAGATCGACGGGGTCGCAATACCGGATCTGACGCCGCCGCGGGTCGAAAATCTGGGCATCCACTTCATTCACCAGGATCGTCTTCTGGTTCCGTCCTTCACGGTTGGTGAGGCCTTGTTTCTGGGGCGCGAACCGAAGATTGCCGGTACACCATTTTTGGATCGGCGGGCGATGAAACGCCAGGCACAGGCGATTTTGCAGGACTATTTCGGCCTGAGCCTTCCGACCGGTGCATTGATCGGCGAGCTGACCACCGCGCAAAAGCAGATCGTGCAGATCACGCGCGCGCTGCTGGCCAAGCCCAAGGTGCTGGTGTTCGATGAGCCGACGGCGGCGCTGGTGCGGCGCGAGGCGGATATGCTGTTTTCCCTGATCCGGCGGCTGCGGGATGAGGGGGTGACGATCGTTTATATCTCGCATTACCTGGCCGAAATCGAAGCGCTTTGCGACGACGTAACCGTGCTGCGCAATGGGGAGGTCGTTGCCAGCCGCGCGCTTGCCGGTCTTTCAGCAAAACAGATCGCAACCCTGATGGTGGAGCGCGACATTGCCGAGATGTTTCCAAAACCGGTCGTCGCCAAGGGCGAGCGCCTGCTGGACGTTCGTGGGTTGACCGCCGAAGGCCGGTATGAGGACGTGTCCTTTAGCCTGCACCGGGGCGAAGTGCTCGGCATTACCGGTCTTTTAGGCTCCGGTGCCAAGGAACTGTTGCAGACACTGTTTGGTCTGGAAACAGCAGGCTCCGGCGAGATTCATACGAGCGAGACGGTGGTGTCATTTGCAAATCCTCGCCAAGCCGTGTCGCGCAATCTGGCGCTTGTTCCGGAAGACCGGCGCGGCAATGGCGTGGCTTTGGACCTCACGGTGGCGGAAAATACCACGCTTGCCAGTCTCGACCGTTTTTCGAGGGCGGGTTTTCTGAAGACCGGTCTCGAAAAGACTGCGGTGGACCGGCTGATCGCGCAATTGCAGATCAAGACGTCTAGTCGCGATGCACCGGTCCGAACCCTGTCCGGTGGCAATCAACAGAAGGTGGCGATTGCAAAATGGCTGAGCCGCCAATCGGAACTCTATCTTCTGGATGAGCCGACTGTTGGCGTTGATATCGGCGCGAAAGTCGAAATTTACCAGCTGATCGGCGAACTGGTCGAAAAGGGGGCCGGCGTCATCATCCTGTCGTCCGACCTGCCGGAACTGGTTGGCATAACCGACCGGATTCTGGTGTTTTTCCGGGGCCGGATCACGGCGGAACTCACGTCCAGCCAGACGACGGCGGATGCAGTCTTTGCCGCCACAACCGGCTCGGATGCCGTAACGGGGTCGAAGGAAGGATTGCGCCATGTCGGCTGAGGTCAATTCCGTTTCGATTGGCGTGAGGTCGCCGACAGCCACCGGAATGCGTCACCACGGCTCGTCCCAGGGAGGCGAACTTGTCCCGCGCCGCAATGGTGCGGCCCGGAGTGCGGCCTGGCTGCTGCGGACCGGGTCCATACTTGGAATACTCGGCGTCTTCCTGTTCTTTTCGCTGACGGCGCCCTTCTTCTTCAGCCTTGGCAATCTGGGGAATGTGCTAGCGCAATCGGCCATTCTCGGAGTGCTGGCCTTCGGGCTGACACTGGTGATCATCGCGGGCGGGTCGAATGTTGTGACGGGCGGGATCGATCTGTCGCTGGCCGCCAATATGGGCCTCAGTGCAGCGGTCTACGCCAGTCTTGTGCAACTGGGATGGAGCGACGGCGTCGCTGTTTTTGGGGCGCTGGCCACCGGGCTGGTCATCGGTCTCGTTAATGCCTTGGCTGTGGTCATTGTCGGTATCGTGCCGCTTCTGGCAACGCTTGCGGTGATGAATGTGGTGGCCGGTCTCGAACTGGTGTTGACCCAAAACACCGTCATTCCGGCTTCAACCGACTTTCTCTCGTTGCTTTCGGCCACGGGGCCATTCGGTCTGCCGGTGCTGGGCTATATCCTGCTGGGGGCAGCCTTGCTGGTCGCAGCCGTCGTTCAATATACCCCGCTGGGATTGCGGCTTTACGCGGTCGGCGAATTTCCGGAAGCCGCAAGGGCGGCGGGTCTCAGGGTCAAAACCCTGACGGCAGGCGCTTTCATCGCGGCGGGTTTATTGGGTGGCATCGCTGGCATCCTCAATACGTCCTATCTCAGCGGCAGTTCCACCGGTGCTGGCGATATCTTGCTGCCCGTCGTGGTGACCACCCTGCTGGGTTCGGTCTTTTCACGGCGGCTGGTGCCGACCATTCCCGGTACGCTGGTTTCGGCGATCTTTGTCGGTGTGCTGATCAATGGGTTTCAACTGCTCAATCTGTCGAGCACATTGGTGGCTGGCGTCCAGGGCGCGCTGATCCTTCTGGTCGTCTCGGCCACTACTTTGCTGCGCAGGAGGTAGGATCATCATGTCAACGGTTGATGCGAAGACGTGGACGGCTGGGGCCTTGGCAAGTGGCCGCCGTCGCGGTGCATATCTGGCGCGTTATGCGCTAGTTTTTGCCATCCTCGCGGTTATCGCGATATTTTCAACACTGGCGCCAAGTTTCCTGACGGGCGCCAACCTGATGAGCGTATTGGTCAACAATGTCGCCTTGCTCGCCATCGTGTCGATTGCGATGACCTTTGCCGTCGCCTCCGGCGGCATCGATCTTTCGGTCGCGACTGCGGTGGATTTTGCCAGTTTCACCTTCGTCTCGCTGGTGCTGGGTGGTGTGCCTGTTGGCCTCGCCGTGCTTGCGGCAATCTTCGCTGGCGGACTGGTCGGTGCCTTGAATGGCCTGCTGATTTCGGCAATCGGCATCTCGCCGTTTCTGGCGACGCTTGGAACGCTGTTCATCGGTCGCAGCGTGCAGCAATTGCTCACCAATGGCGGCAATCCGGTCTATCTGTCCCAAGCCGCCATTCCGCCAGGCTTTTCCTTCATCGGCCATGGACACTTGTTCGGTGTACCCGTGCCGCTGGTCGTCACGCTCCTGCTGATTGTTGTGACTGCCGTGATATTGGCAATGACCCGTTTCGGGCGGGTCCTGATTGCAATCGGCACCCAGGCCAGCGTGGCGCGCTATTCCGGCCTGTCTGTCGCCTCAGTTGTTGCGAGCGCCTATATTCTGGCCGGGACCATTGCCGCAATTGCCGGCATCCTTTTGACGGCAACAGTCAATGTCTACATTCCGTCATCCGGCAATGCCTTCCTGTTGAATGCCATTGGCGCGACCTTCATCGGCACCACGCTCCATCCGTTGCGCCGCCCCAATGTGATTGGCACCGTGCTTGGCGTTCTGCTGCTTGGCCTCGTCTCGAACGGGTTGCTGCTGTCCGGTTTGAATTTCTATTGGCAGCAGGTTGCAACGGGCCTGCTGATTTTCTCCGTGCTGGCCCTGAGCTT is a genomic window containing:
- a CDS encoding sugar ABC transporter ATP-binding protein — translated: MRDKQPAKGDAIRFHGISKWFGGARALTEVSFGVRAGTIHGLVGQNGAGKSTLIKILAGLHRQDDGTIEIDGVAIPDLTPPRVENLGIHFIHQDRLLVPSFTVGEALFLGREPKIAGTPFLDRRAMKRQAQAILQDYFGLSLPTGALIGELTTAQKQIVQITRALLAKPKVLVFDEPTAALVRREADMLFSLIRRLRDEGVTIVYISHYLAEIEALCDDVTVLRNGEVVASRALAGLSAKQIATLMVERDIAEMFPKPVVAKGERLLDVRGLTAEGRYEDVSFSLHRGEVLGITGLLGSGAKELLQTLFGLETAGSGEIHTSETVVSFANPRQAVSRNLALVPEDRRGNGVALDLTVAENTTLASLDRFSRAGFLKTGLEKTAVDRLIAQLQIKTSSRDAPVRTLSGGNQQKVAIAKWLSRQSELYLLDEPTVGVDIGAKVEIYQLIGELVEKGAGVIILSSDLPELVGITDRILVFFRGRITAELTSSQTTADAVFAATTGSDAVTGSKEGLRHVG
- a CDS encoding ABC transporter permease, with amino-acid sequence MSTVDAKTWTAGALASGRRRGAYLARYALVFAILAVIAIFSTLAPSFLTGANLMSVLVNNVALLAIVSIAMTFAVASGGIDLSVATAVDFASFTFVSLVLGGVPVGLAVLAAIFAGGLVGALNGLLISAIGISPFLATLGTLFIGRSVQQLLTNGGNPVYLSQAAIPPGFSFIGHGHLFGVPVPLVVTLLLIVVTAVILAMTRFGRVLIAIGTQASVARYSGLSVASVVASAYILAGTIAAIAGILLTATVNVYIPSSGNAFLLNAIGATFIGTTLHPLRRPNVIGTVLGVLLLGLVSNGLLLSGLNFYWQQVATGLLIFSVLALSFKTGRRS
- a CDS encoding sugar ABC transporter substrate-binding protein, which codes for MSGNEFNNGLGRRQLIKLSAFAGVAAAGASLFGVNVAHAADEPLSLKGKRIGISTAGTDHFFDLQAYNAQIAEVKRLGGEPLAVDAGRSDGKLVAQLQTLIAQKPDAIVQLLGTLTVIDPWLKRARDAGIPVLTIDVGSSHSQNNSTSDNWGIGKDLALQLVSDIGGEGNVVVFNGFYGVTPCAIRYDQLVNVIKYFPKVKIIQPELRDIIPNTVQDAFAQVTAILNKYPEKGSIKAIWSAWDIPQLGATQALAAAGRTEIKTYGVDGSPEVLQLVADPASPAAADVAQQPAELGRQAIQNVALLLSGKTLPRESYVPALLANKQTVNDVTRKLGIG
- a CDS encoding ABC transporter permease; its protein translation is MSAEVNSVSIGVRSPTATGMRHHGSSQGGELVPRRNGAARSAAWLLRTGSILGILGVFLFFSLTAPFFFSLGNLGNVLAQSAILGVLAFGLTLVIIAGGSNVVTGGIDLSLAANMGLSAAVYASLVQLGWSDGVAVFGALATGLVIGLVNALAVVIVGIVPLLATLAVMNVVAGLELVLTQNTVIPASTDFLSLLSATGPFGLPVLGYILLGAALLVAAVVQYTPLGLRLYAVGEFPEAARAAGLRVKTLTAGAFIAAGLLGGIAGILNTSYLSGSSTGAGDILLPVVVTTLLGSVFSRRLVPTIPGTLVSAIFVGVLINGFQLLNLSSTLVAGVQGALILLVVSATTLLRRR